A stretch of the Elephas maximus indicus isolate mEleMax1 chromosome 3, mEleMax1 primary haplotype, whole genome shotgun sequence genome encodes the following:
- the LOC126072658 gene encoding phospholipase A2, membrane associated-like, translated as MKTLLLLVVIVALGLLQVQGSLLDFQKMIQLVTGKEAISSYGFYGCHCGLGGKGSPKDATDRCCAEHDCCYKRLQKQGCGTKFLNYKFTKSGGQIICAKQDSCRTQLCQCDRKAAYCFARNLNTYNKKLQHYPNVLCSGKTPSC; from the exons ATGAAGACCCTCCTGCTGTTGGTAGTAATCGTGGCCTTGG GCCTGCTGCAAGTCCAGGGGAGTTTACTGGATTTCCAAAAAATGATCCAGTTGGTGACAGGAAAGGAAGCTATATCCAGCTATGGTTTCTATGGTTGCCACTGTGGTCTTGGTGGTAAAGGATCCCCGAAGGATGCGACAGATCG GTGCTGTGCTGAACATGACTGTTGCTATAAACGTCTGCAGAAACAAGGGTGTGGCACCAAATTTCTAAACTACAAGTTTACCAAGAGTGGAGGCCAAATCATCTGTG CAAAACAGGACTCCTGCAGGACTCAGCTGTGTCAGTGTGATAGAAAGGCTGCCTACTGTTTTGCGAGAAACCTGAACACCTATAATAAAAAGTTGCAGCACTACCCCAATGTTCTGTGCAGTGGGAAGACCCCCAGCTGTTGA